Proteins encoded within one genomic window of Pseudodesulfovibrio senegalensis:
- the thiE gene encoding thiamine phosphate synthase, whose translation MTRDWRTNFDCSLYLVTDSGMCSAMGLERLVTEAVAGGVTMVQLREKHASTREFLDKARALQAILQPQGVPLLINDRVDIALAVNAAGVHLGQSDMPCHVARQLLGPGAIIGLTVDTDEQAVATESMDADYLGVGPVFETSTKPDHSPVLGVDGFTRRRALSSRPCVAIGSVRAEHAHTLLDAGADGLAVVSALCAAGDPRQAARELREAVESFRG comes from the coding sequence ATGACGCGCGATTGGCGAACGAATTTCGACTGTTCCCTGTATCTGGTTACGGATTCGGGCATGTGCTCGGCCATGGGGCTGGAGCGGTTGGTGACCGAGGCCGTGGCCGGGGGCGTGACCATGGTGCAGTTGCGGGAAAAGCACGCCTCCACCCGTGAATTTCTGGACAAGGCCCGGGCGTTGCAGGCCATTTTGCAACCGCAGGGCGTGCCCCTGCTCATCAACGACCGCGTGGACATCGCCCTGGCCGTGAATGCTGCGGGCGTGCATCTGGGGCAATCGGACATGCCCTGCCATGTGGCCCGGCAACTGCTGGGACCGGGGGCCATCATCGGCCTGACCGTGGACACGGACGAACAGGCCGTTGCCACCGAGTCCATGGACGCGGATTACCTCGGCGTGGGGCCGGTGTTCGAGACCAGCACGAAGCCGGATCACTCGCCGGTGCTGGGCGTGGACGGGTTCACCCGCCGCCGTGCCCTGAGCTCTCGGCCATGCGTGGCCATCGGGTCCGTGCGTGCCGAACACGCGCATACGCTGCTGGACGCGGGCGCGGACGGCTTGGCCGTTGTCTCGGCCTTGTGCGCTGCGGGTGATCCCCGGCAGGCGGCTCGAGAATTGCGCGAAGCCGTGGAGTCGTTTCGGGGCTAA
- the zupT gene encoding zinc transporter ZupT, with amino-acid sequence METSHVLFAFGLTLFAGLSTGIGSALAFFARTTNTKFLSVALGFSAGVMIYVSFVEIFFKAKDALVASLGGVAGTWATVASFFGGVLLIAIIDRFVPGYENPHELHTIEEMDQGLENLPKNEAHDFGKLKRMGLFTALAIGIHNFPEGLATFTAALTDPNLGIAIAVAIAIHNIPEGIAVSVPIYYATGSRSKAFKLSFLSGVSEPVGALVGYLILLPFFTPTVFGVLFAGVAGIMVFISLDELLPAAQEFGEPHSAIYGVIAGMGVMAVSLLLFL; translated from the coding sequence ATGGAAACATCGCATGTTCTTTTCGCTTTCGGTCTGACCCTGTTCGCGGGCCTGAGCACCGGCATCGGCAGTGCGCTGGCCTTTTTCGCCCGTACCACCAATACGAAATTCCTGTCCGTTGCCCTTGGCTTTTCCGCCGGGGTGATGATTTACGTCTCGTTCGTGGAAATATTCTTCAAGGCCAAGGACGCCTTGGTCGCGAGTCTGGGCGGGGTGGCCGGGACATGGGCCACGGTGGCGTCTTTTTTTGGCGGCGTGCTGCTCATTGCGATCATCGACAGGTTCGTGCCCGGATACGAGAATCCGCATGAGCTGCATACCATCGAGGAAATGGATCAGGGCCTTGAGAATCTGCCCAAGAACGAGGCCCATGATTTCGGCAAGCTCAAGCGCATGGGCCTGTTCACGGCGCTGGCCATCGGCATTCACAATTTTCCCGAAGGGCTGGCCACCTTTACCGCGGCCCTGACCGATCCCAACCTCGGCATCGCCATTGCCGTGGCCATCGCCATCCACAACATTCCCGAGGGCATCGCGGTTTCCGTGCCCATCTATTATGCCACGGGCAGCCGCTCCAAGGCCTTCAAGCTCTCCTTTCTTTCCGGCGTTTCCGAGCCGGTAGGCGCATTGGTGGGCTATCTGATCCTGTTGCCGTTTTTCACGCCCACGGTGTTCGGCGTGCTCTTTGCCGGAGTGGCCGGGATAATGGTTTTCATTTCGCTGGACGAGCTGCTGCCCGCGGCGCAGGAGTTTGGTGAGCCCCATTCGGCCATTTACGGGGTCATTGCGGGCATGGGGGTCATGGCCGTGAGTCTGCTGCTTTTCCTGTAG
- a CDS encoding HD-GYP domain-containing protein: protein MPAKNQDTPQNYLPIPPEHILPGTRAGFEIYLKQGQRFVLYAKDNDQLTEEHRSRLGAMGARKVYISAGKEKEHAEYVQKHLARILNDESIPVDVRSETWSNSASRLAEDVYEANLPATVLRKRVQRIRQLIEMSRRFFDTPEALKELARFIDCGQQAYNHGIGTMVYALCVMQTFDPDQATMTDMCIGSMLHDIGKATLPATLSEKDPETMTPEEFTAYMTHPVMGVRAGSAIPLMPEAIHCVLFHHERMDGKGYPSGATEGEIPLTARVTATCNTYDGLTRDQPWRERLTPFEALKRMRDDTGAHDPDVFKRLVQVLSDSGLA from the coding sequence ATGCCCGCAAAGAATCAGGACACGCCGCAAAATTATCTGCCCATCCCGCCGGAGCATATCCTGCCCGGCACCCGCGCCGGGTTCGAGATATACCTCAAGCAGGGGCAACGTTTCGTGCTCTATGCCAAGGACAACGACCAGCTCACCGAAGAACACCGTTCGCGGCTCGGCGCCATGGGCGCGCGCAAGGTCTACATTTCCGCAGGCAAGGAAAAGGAGCACGCCGAATACGTGCAAAAGCATCTGGCACGCATCCTCAACGACGAATCCATCCCCGTGGACGTGCGCTCGGAAACGTGGAGCAACTCGGCCAGCAGGCTGGCGGAAGACGTATACGAGGCCAACCTGCCCGCCACGGTGCTGCGCAAGCGAGTGCAACGGATCCGCCAACTCATAGAAATGAGCCGCAGGTTCTTTGACACGCCGGAAGCGCTCAAGGAACTCGCCCGATTCATCGACTGCGGCCAGCAGGCCTACAACCACGGCATCGGCACCATGGTCTATGCCCTGTGCGTCATGCAGACCTTTGATCCGGACCAGGCCACCATGACAGACATGTGCATCGGCAGCATGCTGCACGACATCGGCAAGGCGACCCTGCCCGCCACCCTTTCGGAAAAGGACCCGGAAACCATGACCCCGGAAGAATTCACGGCCTACATGACCCATCCGGTCATGGGCGTACGCGCCGGTTCTGCCATTCCGCTCATGCCCGAGGCAATCCACTGCGTGCTTTTCCACCACGAACGCATGGACGGCAAGGGATATCCCTCCGGAGCAACAGAGGGAGAAATCCCCCTGACCGCCCGCGTGACCGCTACCTGCAACACGTACGACGGACTGACCAGGGACCAACCGTGGCGCGAAAGACTCACACCTTTCGAAGCCCTGAAGCGCATGCGCGACGACACGGGCGCGCACGACCCGGACGTATTCAAACGGCTGGTTCAGGTTCTCTCGGATTCGGGTCTGGCCTGA
- a CDS encoding permease produces the protein MADSLLIFCSMATAIVLEAAPFLLLGSLVGALFEVFVPDRALERFIPSGAVAQVSVGLVAGMALPTCECGVVPIARRLLLRRVPVRMVMAYMLAAPVINPVVVLSTYVAFQNDLSMVGLRVLFVAVPAAAVALGLGRGEAHDVLRMPKPVLLRMHGIGEPAIHAHEGHESGCSCASCAEGAQQGSRLMAVLSHTALEFLSMARFLIAGACLAAAFKVFVPAAILRLFVDSPVLSIVSMMLFAVLSSVCSEADAFVAAGFSMLPRAAQLSFTAIGPMVDLKLLGMFGATFRGRVTLALVTVPTLSVLVMSLLLQWLGGGS, from the coding sequence ATGGCTGATTCCCTGCTGATTTTCTGTTCCATGGCCACGGCCATCGTGCTGGAGGCCGCTCCCTTTCTGCTGCTGGGCTCGCTGGTGGGCGCGCTGTTCGAGGTGTTCGTGCCGGACAGGGCGCTGGAGCGGTTCATTCCGAGCGGGGCGGTGGCGCAGGTGTCTGTGGGGCTGGTGGCGGGCATGGCTTTGCCCACCTGCGAATGCGGGGTGGTGCCCATTGCGCGCAGGCTGCTGCTGCGGCGGGTGCCGGTGCGCATGGTCATGGCCTACATGCTGGCCGCGCCGGTGATCAATCCGGTGGTGGTGCTGTCCACCTATGTGGCCTTTCAGAATGATCTTTCCATGGTGGGGTTGCGTGTGCTGTTCGTGGCCGTGCCCGCGGCTGCCGTGGCCCTTGGCCTGGGCCGGGGCGAGGCCCACGATGTATTGCGCATGCCCAAGCCCGTTCTCTTGCGTATGCACGGCATCGGCGAACCCGCCATTCATGCGCACGAAGGCCATGAGTCCGGATGCTCCTGCGCATCCTGCGCCGAGGGTGCGCAGCAGGGATCGCGGCTCATGGCCGTGTTGTCCCACACCGCGCTGGAATTTTTGTCCATGGCCCGGTTCCTGATCGCCGGGGCCTGCCTTGCCGCGGCATTCAAGGTCTTCGTGCCCGCCGCAATCCTGCGCCTGTTCGTGGACAGCCCGGTGCTGTCCATTGTCAGCATGATGCTTTTCGCGGTGCTTTCCTCGGTCTGCTCCGAGGCGGACGCCTTTGTGGCGGCCGGGTTCTCCATGCTGCCGCGTGCGGCCCAGCTGTCGTTCACGGCCATCGGTCCCATGGTGGATCTCAAGCTTTTGGGCATGTTCGGGGCCACGTTCCGGGGCCGGGTCACCCTTGCGCTGGTCACGGTGCCCACCCTGTCCGTGCTTGTCATGTCCCTGCTGCTGCAATGGCTGGGAGGCGGATCATGA
- a CDS encoding SIR2 family NAD-dependent protein deacylase: protein MSNHALSHAAETIRSARHVIAFTGAGISVESGIAPFRGPGGLWSRFDPNLFDRNRFRREPEKSWELLYRLFYEGAAGRARPNAAHLALAEMEARGRLHAIITQNIDGLHHRAGSVNVLEYHGSTRTMTCMDCGLQVDAADVPMEKLPPRCAACGGVLKPDVVFFSEPIPDHVHRAALAEAKACDVCIVVGTSGEVMPAARIPRMAARHGAVVVEINVRESAYTYETSTIFLEGKAGKILPDLASEVIGK from the coding sequence ATGTCCAACCACGCCCTTTCCCATGCGGCCGAGACCATTCGTTCCGCACGACACGTCATCGCCTTCACGGGCGCGGGCATATCCGTGGAGTCCGGCATAGCCCCGTTCCGGGGGCCGGGCGGCCTGTGGTCGCGGTTCGACCCGAACCTGTTCGACCGCAACCGTTTTCGGCGCGAACCGGAAAAAAGCTGGGAGTTGCTGTACCGCCTGTTTTATGAAGGCGCAGCCGGACGCGCCCGGCCCAACGCCGCGCATCTGGCCCTGGCCGAAATGGAGGCCCGGGGGCGACTGCACGCGATCATCACCCAGAACATCGACGGTCTGCATCACCGGGCCGGTTCCGTGAACGTGCTGGAATACCACGGCAGCACCCGTACCATGACCTGCATGGACTGCGGCCTGCAGGTGGATGCCGCGGACGTGCCTATGGAAAAACTGCCCCCGCGCTGTGCGGCCTGCGGCGGGGTGCTCAAGCCGGATGTCGTGTTTTTTTCCGAACCCATTCCCGACCATGTGCACCGTGCGGCGTTGGCCGAAGCCAAGGCCTGCGACGTATGCATCGTGGTGGGAACCTCGGGCGAGGTCATGCCGGCGGCGCGCATTCCGCGCATGGCGGCGCGCCATGGCGCCGTGGTGGTGGAGATCAATGTGCGCGAATCGGCGTATACCTATGAGACCAGCACGATATTTCTCGAAGGCAAGGCCGGCAAGATATTGCCGGACCTTGCTTCCGAAGTTATCGGTAAGTGA
- a CDS encoding sulfide-dependent adenosine diphosphate thiazole synthase: MSLNEKIITDAIITEFYHKFRDCLDVDVAIVGAGPSGMTAAYHLAKAGRKVAMFERKLSMGGGMWGGGMTWNTIVVQEGSKHVLEDLGVPMKRYQDEYFTCDAVAATTTLASQACLAGTRVFNCVSVEDVAIREVDGEKRVTGLVINSSPVEMAGLHVDPLVIGCKYVIEATGHDTEVLKTLCRKNDIKLNTPSGSIQGEQSMWADVAETDTVENTCEVFPGMYVTGMAANASHGSYRMGPIFGGMLLSGVKAAKEINEKLG, translated from the coding sequence ATGTCTCTGAACGAGAAAATCATCACCGATGCCATCATCACCGAATTCTACCACAAGTTCCGCGACTGCCTTGACGTGGACGTGGCCATCGTGGGGGCCGGCCCCTCGGGCATGACCGCCGCCTATCATCTGGCCAAGGCCGGACGAAAGGTGGCCATGTTCGAGCGCAAGCTCTCCATGGGCGGCGGCATGTGGGGCGGCGGCATGACCTGGAACACCATCGTGGTTCAGGAAGGCTCCAAGCACGTGCTGGAGGATCTGGGCGTGCCCATGAAGCGCTACCAGGACGAATACTTCACCTGCGACGCGGTGGCCGCCACCACCACGCTGGCCTCGCAGGCCTGCCTTGCCGGAACCCGCGTGTTCAACTGCGTGTCCGTGGAGGACGTGGCCATCCGCGAAGTGGACGGGGAAAAGCGCGTCACCGGGCTGGTCATCAATTCCTCGCCCGTGGAAATGGCCGGACTGCACGTGGACCCGCTGGTCATCGGCTGCAAGTACGTGATCGAGGCCACGGGCCACGACACCGAAGTGCTCAAGACCCTGTGCCGCAAGAACGACATCAAACTGAACACGCCCAGCGGCTCCATTCAGGGCGAACAGTCCATGTGGGCGGACGTGGCCGAGACCGACACCGTGGAAAATACCTGCGAGGTCTTCCCGGGCATGTATGTCACGGGCATGGCTGCCAACGCCTCGCACGGCTCCTATCGCATGGGCCCGATCTTCGGCGGCATGCTGCTTTCCGGGGTCAAGGCCGCCAAGGAAATCAACGAAAAACTCGGTTAG
- a CDS encoding EAL and HDOD domain-containing protein produces MTADNSTCSVQENIFVARQPIFDRSEKIWGYELLHRESETAMVANISDGDVATQAVIADGVSLAMEGLTGKHQRILINFPQNLLVAGAALALPKDTCVVEILEDVRPTPEVLDALRELKKAGYTLAMDDFCGETCLLPFLDLVDIVKVDILGLDSDPDKIRAVHSVAGRRTATLLAEKVEDRETYDLLRDMGFDLFQGFFFSKPQIVPGKKLSSSQMSKLQLLRELGKDDFELREIANILKADPSLSFRLFRHINSAGFGLNSKVDTLDRAVVIMGQRPIAQWLRTALMSDLNSSSNAGELVFLSVQRAKFLEMLAMHAGMTKNVHPDSFFVVGLFSLLDSMLGMRMKDLLKTLPLDEIITCTLDGSCPEHTLLKLAHSYERGYWADTDKRIREMNLDRRTVDALYVEARNWAQRALAA; encoded by the coding sequence ATGACCGCAGACAACTCCACCTGCTCCGTGCAGGAAAACATTTTCGTGGCCCGGCAGCCCATTTTCGATCGCTCGGAGAAGATATGGGGCTACGAGCTGTTGCACCGTGAATCGGAAACAGCCATGGTCGCCAACATTTCGGACGGGGACGTGGCAACACAGGCCGTTATTGCAGACGGGGTCAGTCTGGCCATGGAAGGTTTGACCGGCAAGCACCAACGCATACTCATCAATTTTCCGCAGAACCTGCTTGTGGCCGGGGCGGCCCTTGCCCTGCCCAAGGACACCTGCGTGGTGGAGATACTGGAAGACGTGCGGCCCACGCCCGAGGTGCTGGATGCGCTGCGCGAGCTCAAGAAGGCCGGCTACACGCTGGCCATGGACGATTTTTGCGGCGAGACCTGCCTTTTGCCGTTTCTGGACCTCGTGGACATCGTCAAGGTGGACATTCTCGGTCTGGACAGCGACCCGGACAAGATCCGCGCGGTCCACTCCGTCGCTGGCAGGCGCACGGCCACGCTGCTGGCGGAAAAGGTGGAGGACCGGGAAACCTACGACCTCTTGCGGGACATGGGCTTCGACCTGTTTCAAGGTTTCTTTTTCAGCAAGCCACAGATCGTGCCCGGCAAAAAGCTCTCGTCCAGCCAGATGAGCAAGCTCCAGCTGCTCAGGGAGTTGGGCAAGGATGATTTCGAGCTCAGGGAAATCGCCAACATCCTCAAGGCCGACCCCTCGCTCTCATTTCGCCTGTTCCGGCATATCAACTCCGCGGGGTTCGGCCTGAACAGCAAGGTGGATACCCTCGACCGCGCCGTGGTCATCATGGGCCAGCGCCCCATAGCCCAATGGCTGCGCACCGCGCTCATGAGCGACCTGAACTCCTCGTCCAATGCGGGCGAGCTGGTCTTTCTCTCGGTGCAGCGGGCCAAGTTTCTGGAAATGCTGGCCATGCATGCGGGCATGACAAAGAATGTCCACCCGGACTCCTTTTTCGTGGTCGGCCTGTTCTCGCTGCTGGATTCCATGCTCGGCATGCGCATGAAGGACCTGCTCAAGACCCTGCCGCTGGATGAAATCATCACCTGCACGCTGGACGGTTCCTGCCCGGAACACACCCTGCTCAAGCTGGCGCACAGCTACGAGCGCGGCTACTGGGCCGACACGGACAAGCGCATACGGGAAATGAATCTGGACAGGCGCACGGTGGACGCCCTGTACGTGGAAGCGCGGAACTGGGCCCAGCGCGCGCTGGCAGCGTAG
- a CDS encoding metal ABC transporter solute-binding protein, Zn/Mn family, with translation MNISSFTRAIPLMLGLLLAALPAHAAALNVTVSIVPQRYVVEKIGGSLVDCSVMVQPGASPATYEPKPGQMTALANSSIYFAIGVPFENAWLPRIAAAAKSMRVVHMEESIKRVPMAAHHHHDHSEKHEHEHEGHHHGPLDPHVWTSPSLMRVLAGNTMKALQQADPANAGTYKANLERFMAEIDALDKELHAIFDPLRRPARFMVYHPAWGYFAADYDLIQVPVELEGKDPGPRELASLIRMAKKDNIRVVFVQPQFSRRSAEVIARAINGRVQPANPLAENWAENLRTVSQSFRAAAAQTVNK, from the coding sequence ATGAACATATCGTCTTTCACACGCGCAATTCCGCTGATGCTGGGCCTTTTGCTCGCCGCCCTGCCAGCCCATGCCGCCGCGCTGAACGTCACGGTCAGCATCGTGCCGCAACGCTATGTGGTGGAAAAAATCGGCGGTTCCCTGGTGGACTGCTCGGTCATGGTCCAACCAGGCGCCAGCCCGGCCACCTACGAGCCCAAGCCCGGACAGATGACCGCACTGGCCAACTCCTCCATCTATTTCGCCATCGGCGTGCCCTTTGAAAACGCGTGGCTGCCGCGCATTGCCGCAGCCGCCAAATCCATGCGCGTGGTGCACATGGAAGAATCCATCAAACGGGTGCCCATGGCCGCGCACCATCACCACGACCACAGCGAAAAGCACGAACATGAGCACGAAGGCCACCACCACGGCCCGCTTGATCCGCACGTATGGACCAGCCCGTCCCTGATGCGCGTACTGGCGGGCAACACCATGAAAGCCCTGCAGCAGGCCGACCCGGCCAATGCCGGGACCTACAAGGCCAACCTTGAGCGCTTCATGGCCGAGATCGACGCGCTGGACAAGGAACTGCACGCCATCTTCGATCCCCTGCGCCGCCCGGCCCGGTTCATGGTCTACCATCCGGCATGGGGCTACTTTGCCGCCGATTACGACCTGATACAGGTGCCCGTTGAGCTGGAAGGCAAGGACCCCGGCCCCAGGGAACTGGCCTCGCTGATCCGCATGGCCAAAAAAGACAACATCCGCGTGGTCTTCGTGCAGCCGCAGTTCTCGCGCCGCAGCGCCGAGGTCATTGCCAGAGCCATCAACGGCCGGGTGCAGCCAGCCAACCCGCTGGCCGAGAACTGGGCCGAAAACCTGCGCACGGTTTCCCAATCCTTCCGCGCGGCAGCCGCACAGACCGTCAATAAATAA
- a CDS encoding response regulator codes for MEPRKNTGCRTVVLAVAAMTALALGTALQLESGAAALISWPQAPAVAVFLLVFCVGLSVYSICCFVRRGRRIRRMESLERELKQARDQSEQAGRLKDEFLANVSHELRTPLNGVIGMINLLRMTQLDEDQREYCDLAMESAEQQLSVIDDLIDFSRMETGRLLLVRREFNPVRVARSVVDACKPRAELKGLALNLSIDGDVPSMLVGDDSRVRQVLLNLVDNAIKYTDRGSVDVVLGADCAHSDSQGCRVRFEVRDTGVGISPSRQALVFEKFTQGDGSLTRLQGGSGLGLTIVRSLAELMGGSVTVDSEPGNGSVFVFTAPFFLGRDSYRQEAVVEAMRDRPLFSGYRVLLVEDERVNRVSLARLLEKQGHAVVAASSGREALSVLRQEEVDCVLMDVNMPGMDGLEVTRMIREGDAGNGMKDIPVIAVTALANEDDRRRCMDAGMDGCVFKPADADSVAEEVMRVMTRRVLSAVK; via the coding sequence ATGGAACCGAGGAAAAATACCGGATGCCGTACCGTGGTGCTGGCTGTGGCGGCCATGACCGCGCTGGCCCTTGGCACGGCTTTGCAGCTGGAGTCTGGTGCGGCCGCGCTGATTTCGTGGCCGCAGGCGCCTGCTGTTGCGGTTTTTCTGCTGGTGTTCTGCGTCGGGCTCAGTGTCTACAGCATCTGTTGCTTTGTCCGGCGCGGCCGGCGCATCCGCCGCATGGAGTCGCTGGAGCGCGAACTGAAACAGGCCCGGGACCAGAGCGAGCAGGCCGGCCGGCTCAAGGATGAGTTCCTGGCCAATGTGAGCCATGAGCTGCGCACCCCGCTCAACGGGGTCATCGGCATGATCAACCTGCTCAGGATGACCCAACTCGACGAAGACCAGCGCGAGTATTGCGATTTGGCCATGGAATCCGCGGAACAGCAGCTTTCGGTCATCGACGATCTCATTGATTTTTCCCGCATGGAGACCGGGCGGCTTTTGCTGGTGCGCCGGGAGTTCAACCCGGTGCGGGTGGCCCGTTCCGTGGTGGACGCCTGCAAGCCGCGCGCGGAGCTGAAGGGCCTTGCCCTGAACCTGTCCATTGACGGGGACGTGCCGTCCATGCTGGTGGGCGACGACAGCCGCGTGCGGCAGGTTTTGCTGAACCTCGTGGACAACGCCATCAAGTATACGGACCGGGGCAGCGTGGACGTGGTGCTTGGTGCGGACTGTGCGCATTCGGATTCCCAGGGCTGCCGCGTGCGGTTCGAGGTGCGCGATACGGGCGTGGGCATTTCACCGTCGCGGCAGGCGCTTGTTTTCGAAAAATTCACACAGGGCGACGGCTCCCTGACCCGCCTGCAGGGCGGTTCCGGGCTTGGCCTGACCATTGTGCGCAGCCTGGCAGAACTGATGGGCGGCTCCGTGACCGTGGACAGCGAACCCGGAAACGGTTCGGTTTTCGTTTTTACGGCTCCGTTCTTTCTGGGCCGTGATTCGTATCGGCAGGAGGCGGTGGTGGAGGCCATGCGCGACAGGCCTCTGTTCAGCGGCTACCGCGTGCTTCTGGTGGAGGATGAGCGCGTCAACCGTGTCTCCCTTGCGCGCCTGCTGGAAAAACAGGGCCATGCGGTCGTTGCTGCCAGCTCCGGGCGCGAGGCCCTGAGTGTCCTGCGGCAGGAGGAAGTGGACTGTGTGCTCATGGATGTGAACATGCCGGGCATGGACGGGCTGGAAGTGACGCGCATGATCCGTGAGGGCGATGCCGGGAACGGGATGAAGGATATACCGGTCATAGCCGTAACAGCGCTGGCCAATGAGGATGACCGCAGGCGGTGCATGGACGCGGGCATGGACGGGTGTGTTTTCAAACCTGCGGACGCGGACAGCGTGGCCGAGGAGGTCATGCGGGTCATGACCCGCCGGGTATTGTCGGCCGTCAAATGA
- a CDS encoding HD domain-containing phosphohydrolase — translation MNTHFCQDETVRFILEATDELNRLNDVDSILDRILLDARTLASADAGSIFLTEGNSLRFGYVQNDTLFQTDSSNTVLYQDLTLPIGEGSIVGYAALTGETLIIDDAYALDPTLPYGFNKSFDEKSGYKTTSMLTLPIRSQENRLVGVIQLINARNEQKQVGPFDPADISYLGLLANQAGVAIQRGQLNRELILRMMQMAEMRDPTETGAHVQRVGAYCAEIYQRMAQKRGTDPREIRSYRDRIRLAAMLHDVGKVSISDTILKKPGRLTDEEFKSVKMHTISGARLFRNQTSNLDRMCMDIALRHHEKWTGNGYPGNVPDLWDENARPGEPLQGTAIPLSARICAVADVFDALTSPRSYKEAWPNEKAYMVLEEDSGTHFDPDVVESFMDILPTITAIQERFREKG, via the coding sequence ATGAACACGCATTTCTGCCAGGACGAAACAGTACGCTTCATTCTCGAGGCCACGGACGAACTCAACCGGCTCAACGACGTGGACTCCATTCTGGACCGCATTCTGCTCGACGCCCGCACGCTCGCCAGTGCGGACGCCGGATCCATCTTCCTGACCGAAGGAAACAGCCTGCGCTTCGGCTACGTGCAGAACGACACGCTCTTTCAAACGGACAGCAGCAACACCGTGCTCTATCAGGACCTGACCCTGCCTATCGGGGAAGGCTCCATCGTGGGTTACGCGGCCCTGACCGGCGAGACCCTGATCATCGACGACGCATACGCGCTGGACCCGACCCTGCCCTACGGATTCAACAAATCCTTTGATGAAAAATCCGGGTACAAAACCACCTCCATGCTGACCCTACCTATCCGGTCACAGGAAAACCGGCTGGTGGGCGTGATCCAGCTCATCAACGCGCGCAACGAGCAGAAGCAGGTCGGCCCGTTCGACCCGGCCGACATCTCCTATCTGGGCCTGCTGGCCAATCAGGCTGGCGTGGCCATCCAGCGCGGCCAGCTCAACCGCGAGCTCATCCTGCGCATGATGCAGATGGCCGAAATGCGTGATCCCACGGAAACCGGCGCGCACGTGCAGCGGGTGGGCGCATACTGCGCGGAGATTTATCAGCGCATGGCCCAGAAACGGGGCACGGACCCGCGCGAGATCCGCAGCTACCGCGACCGCATACGGCTGGCCGCCATGCTGCACGACGTGGGCAAGGTCAGCATCTCAGACACCATTCTCAAAAAACCGGGCCGCCTCACGGACGAGGAATTCAAATCCGTGAAAATGCACACCATCAGCGGGGCGCGCCTGTTCCGAAACCAAACCTCCAACCTGGACCGCATGTGCATGGATATCGCGCTGCGGCACCACGAAAAATGGACCGGCAACGGCTACCCCGGCAACGTACCCGACCTGTGGGATGAAAACGCGCGGCCCGGTGAACCGCTGCAGGGAACGGCCATCCCCCTGAGCGCGCGCATCTGCGCGGTGGCGGACGTGTTCGACGCCCTGACGTCCCCGCGCTCCTACAAGGAGGCATGGCCCAACGAAAAAGCCTACATGGTGCTTGAAGAAGATTCCGGCACCCATTTCGACCCCGATGTGGTGGAATCGTTCATGGACATATTGCCCACCATCACCGCCATTCAGGAACGTTTCCGCGAAAAGGGATGA